The genomic stretch CTCTACATTACCGAGCAGAAAAAGATACATATTGTTGATTATACCACCGGCAGACCTGTACTTTCTAAAGAATTCCCAACCGGTATTGGTTACTGCGCCCTGGGCGTCTATAACGGCAGTACTGAATTGTATGTACCGCTGAACGACGGCTGGGTGGAGATACTTGATCCTGTTTCCCTGGATTTAAAAGACAGGATTTATGTGGCCGGTTTTGGTATCGGCTCAGTACTTGCCCTGAACGGAAAAGTGTTTGTATCCTCCTCTGACCGCTCCTTCAGTGGCTACTCCAACTGCGTAAAAGTATTTGACCGGGCTTCCAAATCACTGTTGGGACGAACCGGTTATTGGGATCAGACCAGGCTGGTAGCCCTTGAAGGAACAGCTATTGAAATGATCGACCTCACGCTTAATATAATGCCCACCGGCCTTTCCTACTACTCATTTACACCTGATGGGATCCCGCTGACCAAAAAAGAAGACTCCTATCATGGCGACTTTCCCATAAGCGCTTCTATTATACGATCCTTCCCCGATGGCAGCCGGTTCATCACGTCAAGCTCCGGAACAATATTTAATAAGTCCCTTGTATTTGACCGCTATTTAAAACAGTATAACAATTACAACGATTCTTATACAGATTTTGCATTCAATGATGATGGCTCAATTATTTATGCGGCTAATGGTCCAAAAAAGAAAATAGATATCATCAGATATCCTACCACTACCAATACAGGCAATTATCCCACAAAATTCTTTCCTTACAAATTGTTCAGGGATGGAAATTCGCTGATCTCGGTCAGTATGATCAATTTATCTCAGCAAACCTACCTCCAGGTTGAAAACATTAAACTGTAATCCTATGAAATGTAAACTCACGGTTCAACAATTCGTTTGCCTGGCGTTTGTTGCCCTGGCTGTGTCCTGCACTAAAACCAATACCATCAACATACAGCAACCTACGGCCTGTTTTACAACGCTAATTAAAGTCTCCTTAGGCAACTATTTTCAAACAGGTGATGCAACCTTTATTGATTCGGTTTTTTTGTTCCGTAATTGCTCAGACTCATCGGAGCTTATTACCTATTCCTGGGATTTTGGGGATGGCGCCTCTTCTGCCGAAAAAAGCCCTCTACACAGCTATTCCAGGCGCGGAAGCTATAAAGTCACCCTCACTGTCAACGATAATGACCTGGCGTTCGATACTATTCAGCAAATAGTGACAGTGATCTCGGGCCAAAAAGAGATCGGGTTTGGGGAAAACACCAATGCTTATCCTATTGCCATTGACGAAACAGCCTCCGGAGACTTTTTATTACTCGGCTCCAGAGGATGGGATAACAATTATTTTCTTATGCAGACCGACAGCCTGTTCCGGCAGAAGGGACAGCCCAGAAATTTCCCCTCCGGTTATCGCCTCAACAGCATGAAGCCTGCAGGCGATGGCAACTATGTTTTTACAGGCACCACCACCGGTTTCACAAGGAATAATGAATTGATCAAGCTGACACCTGATGGCGCCAATATCTGGAACAGGGTGTCAGCAGCGGCTGATGAAAGCTATATAAGTGTTAGTCCATCGCCTGATGGCGGCTATATAGTAGTGAGCTCATTCCCCGTAAAAGACCAGTATAATAATCCTATTGAATATAGCCGGGTGAAGAAATTTGACGGGAATGGCAGTTTGCAATGGGAGCGGTCGCTGTTTACTGAGGGTATGCAAAAAGCCAGGGATGTGGTAGTTGAGCAGGATGCTGTGATCATTGCAGGCAAAGCAAGATTATTGAACTGCCTTGAATGTGACTCGATCATGATCGCAAAACTGAATAATACAGGGGGACTGGTCT from Candidatus Pseudobacter hemicellulosilyticus encodes the following:
- a CDS encoding PKD domain-containing protein, translating into MKCKLTVQQFVCLAFVALAVSCTKTNTINIQQPTACFTTLIKVSLGNYFQTGDATFIDSVFLFRNCSDSSELITYSWDFGDGASSAEKSPLHSYSRRGSYKVTLTVNDNDLAFDTIQQIVTVISGQKEIGFGENTNAYPIAIDETASGDFLLLGSRGWDNNYFLMQTDSLFRQKGQPRNFPSGYRLNSMKPAGDGNYVFTGTTTGFTRNNELIKLTPDGANIWNRVSAAADESYISVSPSPDGGYIVVSSFPVKDQYNNPIEYSRVKKFDGNGSLQWERSLFTEGMQKARDVVVEQDAVIIAGKARLLNCLECDSIMIAKLNNTGGLVWKTVVYGGLNTSLNNMRLIKQSNGNYVVATESARGIFIFSSAGAFLDRKLVNNPITAISNTGDGNLAVLQTESGNGFRAAISKIKMDGTSLWYVIPNGQQQTATGWSCCNNSWPVSIQPLRNGGTLALMQRVNNTANYNYYYVMSFLPLRENGSPK